The Lysobacter gummosus sequence TGTATTCGCTGGCCTTCATCAAGCGCTACGTCGATCTGATGGCGCGCTACAAGCTCAATACCTTTCATTGGCACCTGACCGAGGACCAGGGCTGGCGCATCGAGATCAAGCGCTATCCCAAGCTCACCAGCATCGGTTCCAAGCGCAAGGAAACCGTGCTCGGGCGCAACATCGAGCCCTATGTCGGCGACGGCCAGCCCTACGGTGGTTTCTACACCCAGGACGAAGTGCGCGAGGTCGTGGCCTATGCCCGCGCCCGCCACATCATGGTGATCCCGGAAATCGAGATGCCGGGCCATTCGCTGGCCGCGCTGGCCGCGTATCCGGAACTGGCCTGCACGCCGGGTCCGTTCGAGGTCGGCGGCAACTGGGGCGTGTACGACGACATCTACTGCCCGAAGGAAGAAACCTTCAAGTTCCTGGAAAACGTGCTCGACGAAGTGGTCGCGCTGTTTCCCGCGCCGTTCGTGCACATCGGCGGCGACGAAGCGCCGAAGACGCGCTGGAAGAGCAGCGAGGTCGCGCAGGCGGTGATGCGCCGCGAAGGCCTGAAGGACGAACACGAACTGCAGAGTTACTTCATCCAGCGCATGGAGAAGTTCCTGCATTCGCGCGGCAAGCGCATCATCGGCTGGGACGAGATCCTGGAAGGCGGCCTGGCCGCTGACGCGACGGTGATGTCCTGGCGCGGCGAAGCCGGCGGCATCGCCGCCGCGCAGCAGGGCCACGACGTGATCATGACCCCGACCCAATGCTGCTACTTCGATTACGGCCAGGGCCCGGCCGCGCACGAGCAGTGGAACCTGGGCGGCGAACTGAGCCTGGACAAGGTCTACGGCTACGACCCGGTGCCGAAGGTGCTCGACGCCGCGCAGGCGCGGCATGTGCTGGGCGTGCAGGGCAATGTCTGGACCGAATACCTCAAGACTCCGGCGATGGTCGAGTACATGGTGTTCCCGCGCCTGCTCGCGCTGGCCGAGGTGGCTTGGACGCCGCAGCCCGATCGCGACTTCGGCGACTTCCAGCGACGCCTGCGCGGCCAGTTCCCGCAACTGGATCGCGAGCGCGTCGGCTATCGCATTCCCGCGCCGCAGGGCCTGGCCGATGCGCTGCAGATCGAGCAGGGCGACGCGCGCGAGTACAAGCACCGCTTCACCCTGACCCCGGCCGTGCCCGGCGCCACGATCCGCTACACCCTCGACGGCAGCGAACCGGGCGAGGGCTCGCCGGCCTATCAGGGCCCGATCGAGATCGTCGTGCCGCTGGACCAGTCGCGCGAACTGCGCACCGTGACCGTGCTCGCCGACGGCCGCCGTAGTGGGGTGCACAGCGCCAGCGTGCGTTATCGCAGTTATCTGCCGGCGATCTCCAAGCCGGCGCGCGCCGCAACCGGTCTGGGATATCGCGTGTACGAAGGTCTGTTTTCCAGCCTGGACGAATTCGAGCGCGCCGGCTCGCCGGTGGCGCAGGGCGCGGCGTCGTCGCTGGACGTGCGGGCCTTCGGCCGCAAGAACCGTTTCGGCGTGCGCTTCGAGGGCTTCATCGAAGTGCCGGCCGACGGCGTGTACCGCTACGCCTTGCAAGGCGACGACCGCTCGGCCTTGTACATCGACGGCGAACCGGTGATCCGCAACGAAAGCTACGACCAGACCGTGGTCGCCTCGGTGCCGCTGCGGCGCGGTTGGCATCGCCTGCGCATCGACTGGTATCAGCGCGAAGGCGGGTTGGCGCTGCGCCTGCAATCGGCGGCGCCGGGCCAGGAACTGCGGTCGCTGGACGCGCGCGGGGCGGTGCATTGAATGGCTTCGTTCAAGCGCGCGAACCAAGCCGCAACAGATGTCGCGACGGGATTTTTTTTGCTGTGATTTTAGATCGATCCAAATCGGGCGGCGCGGAGCACGCCAGTCCCGCACACACGAACGTAACCTTGGCCGAGGGTTCGGCCGCGATTGGGAGGGGTAGCCAGTGAGCCAGCATCAGAACCGCAAGCCGAGCCAAGGCCATGCATCGCAACAGATTACCGGCCGTTCGCGCGGCTTCGCGCATCGCAACGTCCTGACCGCGGCGACGCTCGCGGCCTTGTACCTGCCGCTGCTCGCGCAGGCGCAGGACGCAGCGCCCGCCGCGGCGGGCGAGGTCAAGGCGATCGACAAGATCACCGTCACCGGTTCGCGCATCAAGCGCGCGGAAATCGAAGGCCCGGCGCCGGTCACGGTGATCACCACCGAGCAGATCAAGCGCGAAGGCTTCGCCAACGTGTACGAGGCGCTGAGCTCGCTGACCGAAGTCACCGGCTCCGTCCAGGCCGACGTCAACAAGGGCCCCACGCCCAACGCCAGCCCGCTGAACCTGCGCAACCTCGGCCCCGGCCGCACGCTGCTGCTGATCGACGGCCGCCGCGTCGCCGACTATCCCTTGCCCTACGAGGGCCGCGGCAACTTCGCCAACTTCAACAACATCCCGATGTCGGCGGTGGAGCGCATCGAAGTGCTGGCCAGCGGCGGCTCGGCGATCTACGGCTCCGACGCCATGGCCGGCGTGATCAACATCATCATGAAGAAGAACTTCAACGGCGACGAGGTTCGGATCAAGGGCGGCACCACCACCCGCGGCGGCGGCGATTCCTACGACCTGTCGTGGACGGGCGGGCGCACCGGCGAGAAGTGGAGCGCCACCTACGGCGTGCAATTGAGCGGCCGCGAAACCATCTTCGCCGGCCAGCGCGGCTTCCTCGCTTCCGATCTGGAGCCGGCCGCCACGGTGAAGCCGCTGGTCAACGATCCCTGGCCGTGGGTGTGGGGCGTGGAGCTGATCGACACCGGCGCCCGGCGCCGCGTCACCCCGCCGGCCGGCGCCTGCGACCGCTTCCAGGATCTGCCGCAGCACAACTTCCTCGGCAACGACGGCAACGCGCCCGAGTTCCCCGGCTACAGCTGCTCGCAGTCGCGCGGCAACTCGCTGTGGAGCCTGCGCAACGGCTCGGACAACCGCTCCGGCTTCGGCAACTTCACCTACGACTTCGACAACGGCATGCAGGCCTGGGTCAGCGCTTCGCTGTGGGACAGCGACGGCGAGTCGCGCCAGGACGAGGCGCTGCGCTTCGAACTCAACCGCGGCGGCGCGTTCTACGACCAGAACACCGGCCGCAGCTATCAGGCGCGCCGCGCCTTCACCGTGCCCGAAGCCGGCAGCCGCGATCCGTTCCTGTTCAACACCAGCGAGCGTTCCTGGGACCTCGCCGCCGGCCTGCGCGGCCGCTTCGGCGAACGCTTCAACTGGGACGCCACGGTCGGCCGCACCGAGTACAAGGTCGACTTCAGCTTCCCGGGCATGCTGCAAGGCGCGGTCGACAGCTACTTCCTCGGGCCGCAACTGGGCACCAACAACGGTTTGCCGGTGTATGCGCTGGACCAGGGCAAGTTCTGGTCGCCGATGACGCCGGACACCTTCCGCCAGCTCACCACGCGCGGCAAGAGCAGCGCCGAATCGTGGATGAACCAGGCCCAGTTCGCGGTCACCGGCGATCTGTTCGAGCTGCCGGCCGGCCCGGTCGGCTTCGCTGGCGTGATCGAAGCCGGTTCGCAGGGCTACCGTCTCAACCCCGATCCGCTGACCTTCGGTCCGAACAAGCTCTACGACCAGCCCGGCGGCACCAACCAGGGCGGCGGCGAACGCAAGCGCTACGCCGTGGGCGTCGAGTTCAAGGTGCCGGTGTTCAAGACCCTGGACGTGACCACGGCCGGCCGTTTCGACCGTTACGACGACGATGCGCGCAAGGAGAGCAACTTCACCTGGAACGCCGGCATCGAGTGGCGTCCGATCGAAAGCCTGCTGGTCCGCGGCGCCTACAACACGACATTCCGCGCGCCGGACATGCACTACCTGTTCGCCACCAGCGGCACCGGCACTCAGGAAGACTCCGATGTGGCCACCTGCATCAACCGCGGGCTCGGGCCGGATTGCAGTTCGCAGGCGTTGTACTACCGCCACAACATCGCCCGCACCGGCAACCTCAAGCTCGACAGCGAGACCGGCAAGTCGTGGAGCGCCGGCCTGGTGTGGGACGCGGCGGAGAACCTGTCCTTCAGCGCCGACTACTGGCACATGACCATCGACAACCAGGTCCGCGATTTCGACATCGCCGACATCCTCGACCTGGAAAGCCAGTGCCGCAACGGCCGCACGCGCCGCGCGAGCGATCGCATGCAGGTCACCCCGGGATCGTCGACGTGTCAGGACATCGTCTCGCGCGTCACCCGCAGCGCGCCGGGCACCAATTCCTTCGGCGTGGCCGATCCGAACTATCCGCTCGGGCAGGTGGTCTCGGTGTTCAGCGGCCCGATCAACATCGCCTACCGCGAGGTGGCCGGCGTCGATCTGACCGCGCGCTACAAGATCCCGGAGACCCGCTTCGGCGATTTCAGCTTCCAGTTCAACTACACCAACCAGCTCAAGAACAACGAACAGCGCGACCCGGGTTCGCCGATGCAGGAGAACCGCGACAAGGAAGTGCGCACCTTCGCCCGCGCCAGCGCCAGCTGGAGCCGCGGCCCGTGGAACGCGACCTTGTTCGCCAACCGTATCGGCCACGTCAACGGCGACAACTACAACGAGTGCGCACCGATTCTGCCCGGCCAGACCGACACCACCTGCCATATGGTCGGCAAGCTCAAGGCGCCGGTGTATTTCAACCTGACCGCGGGTTATCAGCTGACCGAGCAGGCCCGGGTCAACCTGTACATCGACAACCTGCTCGACGAGGCCGACTACAAGGACCCGTACAAGAAGTTCTTCGCCTACGCCAACGAGCGCGTGTTCTCGCGCGTGGGTCGCGAAATCTCGGCGGAGTTCGTCTACAAGTTCGATTGATCGCGACACATCGGTATCGAGCGAGCGGGCCGCCCGGGCCCGGTCGATCGGCGGTAACCCCGCGGCGGAACTTGCGCGCACGCCCTCCAGTCGGGCGCGCCGGTTGCGTCGCGGACCTCCCGGGCAAGGCGGTGTACCCCTCAAGACGCGTTTGCAATGCGCGTTCGCGAGGACTTGTCCGGTATCGGATCGGGAGCGCGGGAAGCGCGCTCCCGCTTTTTTATCGCGCAGTCGTGAAGTCTTTTGTGGGAGGGGCTTCAGCCCCGATGCCTTTCGCTCCGATCGCACCGTGACCGGAACTGCAAATCGCTATCGCTCACCCGTCATGCCGCTGTCAGCGCCGCTATCGTTCTGCGACGCTGACCGCTGAAGTCCCATAGCAACCCCGCAACACCCGCCATCCACAGGTGCCTGCATGCCCTTCGCCCGATCCTCGTCCGATTCCGTTTCGCGCCTGCGCAGCCTCGCCGCGATCGCCCTGATGCTGATCGCCGCGCTCGCGGCCCATGCCGCCCAGGCCGCGCCGCTGAGCAGCCGGCCGCTGCATGAGAACTGGCAATTCCGCCTGACCCCAGACGATCCGCAAGCCGCCGAACACAAGGGCGCGACCGGCTGGCACGCCGCGACCATCCCCGGCCATGTGCACACCGACTTGCTCGCCGCGAAGCTGATCCCCGATCCCTACGTCGGCGCGCGCGAAGCGCAGCTGCAATGGATCGGCCTGGCGCAATGGGAATACCGCAGTCAGTTCGACGTCGATCAGGCCAGCCTGGCGCGCGCGCACAACGAACTGGTGTTCGACGGCCTGGACACCTTCGCCACGATCTATCTCAACGGCAAGCAGGTCCTGAAAGCCGACAACAGCTTCCGCACCTGGCGGGTGCCGGTGGACGGCCAACTGCGCGAGCGCGGCAACGAACTGCGTGTGGTCTTCGATTCGCCGATCCGCCGCCTGTTGCCGCAAGTGCAGGCGATGCCGAACAAGATCGCCGGCAACTATCCTTCGCCCTACGGCGACGAACCGCGCGATGCGATGACCGCCAATTTCGTGCGCAAGCCCGGTTACCACTACGGCTGGGACTGGGGCCCGCGCTACGTCACCGCCGGCATCTGGCGCGGCGTGCGCCTGGACAGTTGGGATCGCCTGCGCATCGGCGACCTGCATGTGCGGCCCGAGCATGTTTCCAGGCAGGCGGCGCAAACCTCCGTCGAAGTGGAAATCCACAGCGACCGCGCCGACGCGGCGACGATCGAGATCGAATACACCGACGCCAAGGCGCGCAGCAAGACCCTGAGCCAATCGGCGCGACTGCGCGCCGGCGTCAACCGCGTCGCGATCGCGGTGAACATCGCCGATCCGCAGCTGTGGTATCCGGTCGGCTACGGCGAGCAGCCGCTGTACACCTTCAAGGCCGTGGTCCGCGATCGCGATGGCGTGCAGGCCAGCGCGCAGCGCCGCACCGGCCTGCGCAGCGTCGAGTTGCGGCGCGAACGCGACGCGAAAGGGCAGGGCTTCGCTTTCGTGATCAACGGCATTCCGGTGTTCGCCAAGGGCGCCAACGCGATTCCGTTCGATGCGTTTCCGGCGCGGGTCACGCGCGAGCGCCTGCGCCGCGACCTGCAGTCCGCGCGCGACGCGAACATGAACATGATCCGCAACTGGGGCGGCGGCTATTACGAATCCGACGACTTCTTCGAACTGACGGACGAACTGGGCCTGCTGGTGTGGCAGGACTTCATGTTCGGCGGCGGCATGCCGCCGGGCTACGACGCCGCCTTCCGCGCCAACGTGGTCGCCGAAGCGCGCGACAACGTGCGCCGGCTGCGCAACCATCCCAGCATCGTGCTGTGGTGCGGCAACAACGAAGAAGAAACCGCGTGGAAGGATTGGGGCCACAGCAAGAAGCTGATGGAGGCCGATCCCAAGTTCGCGCAGACGGTGTGGGAGGGCTATGTCGCGCTGTTCGGCAAGGACCTGCGCGCGGTCGTGGCCGAGGACGGCGCGGGCGTGCCGTACTGGTCCAGTTCGCCGAGCAACGATCTGGCCGAGAAAGCCAACGACTCCGACAACGGCGACAAGCATTACTGGGACGTGTGGGGCGGCCCGGCGCTGCCGGCGAGCGCCTACCTGGAGGAAACCCCGCGCTTCATGTCCGAGTACGGCCTGCAGGGCTGGCCGTCGCTGCGCACCATCGCCGCGTTCGCCCAGCCCGGCGAGCAGGGCATCGATACGCCGGTGATCCGCGCGCACCAGAAGTTCCTCGCTGGCGACGGCAATACGCGGCTGCTCAAGTACATCCGCGGCGAATACGGTGAGCCGCGCGATTTCGCCGATTTCGTCTATCTCAGCCAGCAGGTGCAGGCCGAAGGCATCGAGTTGGCGGCCTTGCATCACCGCGCCTCGCGGCCGCGCACGATGGGCTCGCTGTACTGGCAGTTGAACGATGTCTGGCCGGGCGCGTCGTGGTCGAGTCTGGATTATTTCGGCCGCTGGAAGCCGCTGCATTTCCACGCCAAGC is a genomic window containing:
- a CDS encoding family 20 glycosylhydrolase, yielding MKDALAKSGRTKLHAAVLGLLGAAIGVVPLAQNAHAAATNAPAANAGSAVLAPELVPLPAKLQRGDGEFALDGAVTIYANNAEARAVAHLLRDELTATQGLQLPLRSGAPQARKGEADPSRYVQFVAEPVAANADARANERYSLEITARGIRLAGPPAGLFYGYQTLRQLLPVARGAQPLRVQALSIEDQPRFVYRGMHLDVGRHLYSLAFIKRYVDLMARYKLNTFHWHLTEDQGWRIEIKRYPKLTSIGSKRKETVLGRNIEPYVGDGQPYGGFYTQDEVREVVAYARARHIMVIPEIEMPGHSLAALAAYPELACTPGPFEVGGNWGVYDDIYCPKEETFKFLENVLDEVVALFPAPFVHIGGDEAPKTRWKSSEVAQAVMRREGLKDEHELQSYFIQRMEKFLHSRGKRIIGWDEILEGGLAADATVMSWRGEAGGIAAAQQGHDVIMTPTQCCYFDYGQGPAAHEQWNLGGELSLDKVYGYDPVPKVLDAAQARHVLGVQGNVWTEYLKTPAMVEYMVFPRLLALAEVAWTPQPDRDFGDFQRRLRGQFPQLDRERVGYRIPAPQGLADALQIEQGDAREYKHRFTLTPAVPGATIRYTLDGSEPGEGSPAYQGPIEIVVPLDQSRELRTVTVLADGRRSGVHSASVRYRSYLPAISKPARAATGLGYRVYEGLFSSLDEFERAGSPVAQGAASSLDVRAFGRKNRFGVRFEGFIEVPADGVYRYALQGDDRSALYIDGEPVIRNESYDQTVVASVPLRRGWHRLRIDWYQREGGLALRLQSAAPGQELRSLDARGAVH
- a CDS encoding TonB-dependent receptor plug domain-containing protein; this translates as MSQHQNRKPSQGHASQQITGRSRGFAHRNVLTAATLAALYLPLLAQAQDAAPAAAGEVKAIDKITVTGSRIKRAEIEGPAPVTVITTEQIKREGFANVYEALSSLTEVTGSVQADVNKGPTPNASPLNLRNLGPGRTLLLIDGRRVADYPLPYEGRGNFANFNNIPMSAVERIEVLASGGSAIYGSDAMAGVINIIMKKNFNGDEVRIKGGTTTRGGGDSYDLSWTGGRTGEKWSATYGVQLSGRETIFAGQRGFLASDLEPAATVKPLVNDPWPWVWGVELIDTGARRRVTPPAGACDRFQDLPQHNFLGNDGNAPEFPGYSCSQSRGNSLWSLRNGSDNRSGFGNFTYDFDNGMQAWVSASLWDSDGESRQDEALRFELNRGGAFYDQNTGRSYQARRAFTVPEAGSRDPFLFNTSERSWDLAAGLRGRFGERFNWDATVGRTEYKVDFSFPGMLQGAVDSYFLGPQLGTNNGLPVYALDQGKFWSPMTPDTFRQLTTRGKSSAESWMNQAQFAVTGDLFELPAGPVGFAGVIEAGSQGYRLNPDPLTFGPNKLYDQPGGTNQGGGERKRYAVGVEFKVPVFKTLDVTTAGRFDRYDDDARKESNFTWNAGIEWRPIESLLVRGAYNTTFRAPDMHYLFATSGTGTQEDSDVATCINRGLGPDCSSQALYYRHNIARTGNLKLDSETGKSWSAGLVWDAAENLSFSADYWHMTIDNQVRDFDIADILDLESQCRNGRTRRASDRMQVTPGSSTCQDIVSRVTRSAPGTNSFGVADPNYPLGQVVSVFSGPINIAYREVAGVDLTARYKIPETRFGDFSFQFNYTNQLKNNEQRDPGSPMQENRDKEVRTFARASASWSRGPWNATLFANRIGHVNGDNYNECAPILPGQTDTTCHMVGKLKAPVYFNLTAGYQLTEQARVNLYIDNLLDEADYKDPYKKFFAYANERVFSRVGREISAEFVYKFD
- a CDS encoding beta-mannosidase produces the protein MLIAALAAHAAQAAPLSSRPLHENWQFRLTPDDPQAAEHKGATGWHAATIPGHVHTDLLAAKLIPDPYVGAREAQLQWIGLAQWEYRSQFDVDQASLARAHNELVFDGLDTFATIYLNGKQVLKADNSFRTWRVPVDGQLRERGNELRVVFDSPIRRLLPQVQAMPNKIAGNYPSPYGDEPRDAMTANFVRKPGYHYGWDWGPRYVTAGIWRGVRLDSWDRLRIGDLHVRPEHVSRQAAQTSVEVEIHSDRADAATIEIEYTDAKARSKTLSQSARLRAGVNRVAIAVNIADPQLWYPVGYGEQPLYTFKAVVRDRDGVQASAQRRTGLRSVELRRERDAKGQGFAFVINGIPVFAKGANAIPFDAFPARVTRERLRRDLQSARDANMNMIRNWGGGYYESDDFFELTDELGLLVWQDFMFGGGMPPGYDAAFRANVVAEARDNVRRLRNHPSIVLWCGNNEEETAWKDWGHSKKLMEADPKFAQTVWEGYVALFGKDLRAVVAEDGAGVPYWSSSPSNDLAEKANDSDNGDKHYWDVWGGPALPASAYLEETPRFMSEYGLQGWPSLRTIAAFAQPGEQGIDTPVIRAHQKFLAGDGNTRLLKYIRGEYGEPRDFADFVYLSQQVQAEGIELAALHHRASRPRTMGSLYWQLNDVWPGASWSSLDYFGRWKPLHFHAKRFFAELAIAPLRRVSDKDGGRTELSLLSDRVAPVAGEWRTRVMDFDGRVLREERKPATLAALASTRAGSWSDAELLGGADPKRTAAVFELIVDGRTVSRRAVYFAESRLLAWPDPKLSARLRRDGEGYVLSVHADKFARAVWVDFGDQDVSLADNALTLLPGETVEIAVRSKADLGSLQKGLNLRSLYRP